Proteins from one Trueperaceae bacterium genomic window:
- the lysS gene encoding lysine--tRNA ligase — MTLKSLNEQREQRLRNLEALSELGFEAYPYAYRPSHTSTELHRLHPAPEPGARMGDERVVVAGRVMLLRMLGKLTFATLQDGAGRIQVSFQRDKLSGYAALKKVDLGDWLEAEGTLYATRTGELTVDADAFRPLVKSLRPLPDKHHGLSEKEARYRQRHLDLLVNPEVKRAFELRGKATSYIRRHLDGLGFLEVETPVLQAVPGGAEARPFVTHHNALDFDFHLRISLELYLKRLIVGGFDAVYEIGRNFRNEGISYKHNPEYTMLELYWAGKDYLDILELVETMYSGLVRELLGTTKLTYQGAELDFTPPWPRVDYTGELAARAGMDFDPLDEARLRAWTAEKHPGAAAGELPLAERPLNQVFDKLYDIYVEPNLVGPVFVMDHPLAISPLAKKHRSRPGLVERFEPVAVGMELGNAFSELNDPLDQRARFEQQQALRDAGDDEAQMLDEEFLAALEHGMPPTGGLGLGIDRLAMLLADVPSIRDVILFPLLRPQ, encoded by the coding sequence ATGACCCTGAAGTCCCTCAACGAACAGCGCGAGCAGCGCCTCCGCAACCTGGAGGCGCTCTCCGAACTCGGCTTCGAGGCGTACCCATACGCCTACCGACCGAGCCACACGTCCACCGAACTGCACCGCCTCCACCCCGCGCCGGAACCGGGCGCGCGCATGGGCGACGAGCGCGTGGTGGTGGCGGGCCGCGTGATGCTGCTGCGCATGCTCGGCAAGCTCACCTTCGCCACGCTGCAAGACGGCGCCGGGCGCATCCAGGTGTCGTTCCAGCGCGACAAGCTGAGTGGCTACGCTGCCCTGAAGAAGGTCGACCTCGGCGACTGGCTGGAGGCGGAGGGCACGCTCTACGCCACGCGCACAGGCGAGCTGACCGTGGACGCCGACGCCTTCAGGCCCCTGGTCAAGAGCCTCCGGCCGCTGCCGGACAAGCACCACGGCCTGAGCGAGAAGGAGGCGCGTTACCGACAGCGCCACCTCGACCTCCTCGTCAACCCCGAGGTCAAGCGCGCCTTCGAGCTGCGCGGTAAGGCCACGAGCTACATCCGGCGCCACCTGGACGGCCTCGGCTTCCTCGAGGTCGAGACCCCCGTCCTGCAGGCGGTGCCGGGCGGCGCGGAGGCGCGCCCGTTCGTCACCCACCACAACGCGCTCGACTTCGACTTCCACCTGCGCATCTCGCTCGAGCTCTACCTCAAGCGCCTGATCGTGGGCGGCTTCGACGCCGTCTACGAGATCGGCCGCAACTTCCGGAACGAGGGCATCAGCTACAAGCACAACCCCGAGTACACGATGCTCGAGCTGTACTGGGCCGGCAAGGACTACCTCGACATCCTCGAGCTGGTCGAGACCATGTACTCGGGGCTGGTGCGCGAGCTGCTCGGCACCACGAAGCTCACGTACCAGGGCGCCGAACTGGACTTCACGCCGCCGTGGCCGCGCGTGGACTACACGGGCGAGCTGGCGGCGCGCGCCGGGATGGACTTCGACCCGCTCGACGAGGCGCGGCTGCGCGCCTGGACGGCCGAGAAGCACCCCGGCGCCGCGGCTGGCGAGCTGCCGTTGGCCGAGAGACCCCTCAACCAGGTGTTCGACAAGCTATACGACATCTACGTCGAACCCAACCTGGTCGGCCCCGTGTTCGTCATGGACCACCCGCTGGCCATAAGCCCGCTCGCCAAGAAGCACCGCAGCCGGCCGGGCCTGGTGGAACGCTTCGAGCCGGTGGCGGTCGGCATGGAGCTGGGCAACGCCTTCAGCGAGCTCAACGACCCGCTCGACCAACGCGCGCGCTTCGAGCAGCAGCAGGCGCTGCGCGACGCCGGCGACGACGAGGCCCAGATGCTCGACGAGGAGTTCCTGGCGGCGCTCGAGCACGGCATGCCACCGACCGGCGGCCTGGGGTTGGGCATCGACCGCCTCGCCATGCTGCTAGCGGACGTGCCGAGCATCAGGGACGTGATCCTCTTCCCGTTGTTGCGGCCCCAGTAG
- a CDS encoding glycoside hydrolase family 13 protein, producing MSPTGPWPDWVKDAVFYQVFPDRFARSDRVHKPNGLEAWDAPPTLHGYKGGDLLGVVERLDHLQALGVTALYLCPVFASGANHRYHTHDYHVVDPMLGGDAALVELLEACHARGMKVVLDGVFNHASRGLLQFHDLLENGPASPYRDWFHVHRFPLNAYGGGSLGYEAWWGLAALPKFNTSNPDVREFIYQVAERWLGVGTDGWRLDVPNEIDDDEFWREFRRRCRAVNPGAYLVGEIWDDAGRWLQGDIFDGVMNYQLNRAILGLVGRQLAHDELSRSGLNGIERLDAAGFAGVGAKLLQAYPDEAVHCQLNLLGSHDTPRLATTLMGDGAAVRLAYLLLFTWPGAPCVYYGDEIGLTGGHDPACRGAMPWDHEDAWDRDLMGYLSALAAARARLAALRRGRTRLLAPADGVVVVERCLPHEPPTLAVVNLTDAAAAVPTDAVPAGDYRDEVSGATLRQAEGAPLVPARGGLLLTRA from the coding sequence ATGTCTCCGACTGGTCCCTGGCCCGACTGGGTGAAAGACGCCGTCTTCTACCAGGTCTTCCCCGACCGTTTCGCCCGCAGCGACCGGGTGCACAAGCCGAACGGCCTGGAAGCGTGGGACGCGCCGCCCACCCTGCACGGCTACAAGGGGGGCGACCTCCTCGGCGTCGTCGAGAGGCTCGACCACCTGCAGGCGCTGGGCGTCACGGCGCTCTACCTCTGCCCCGTCTTCGCCTCCGGCGCCAACCACCGCTACCACACGCACGACTACCACGTCGTCGACCCCATGCTGGGCGGCGACGCCGCCCTGGTCGAACTGTTGGAGGCGTGCCACGCGCGCGGCATGAAGGTCGTGCTCGACGGCGTCTTCAACCACGCCAGCCGCGGCCTGCTGCAGTTCCACGACCTGCTCGAGAACGGCCCGGCCAGCCCGTATCGCGACTGGTTCCACGTGCACCGCTTCCCGCTCAACGCCTACGGCGGCGGCTCCCTCGGCTACGAGGCGTGGTGGGGCCTCGCCGCCCTGCCGAAGTTCAACACGAGCAACCCCGACGTGCGCGAGTTCATCTACCAGGTGGCCGAGCGGTGGCTCGGGGTCGGCACCGACGGTTGGCGCCTCGACGTCCCGAACGAGATCGACGACGACGAGTTCTGGCGCGAGTTCCGCCGCCGCTGCCGCGCCGTGAACCCTGGCGCCTACCTGGTGGGGGAGATCTGGGACGACGCTGGGCGCTGGTTGCAGGGCGACATCTTCGACGGCGTCATGAACTACCAGCTCAACCGCGCCATCCTCGGGCTGGTGGGGCGGCAGCTCGCGCACGACGAGCTCTCGCGCAGCGGCCTCAACGGCATCGAGCGGCTCGACGCGGCGGGGTTCGCGGGCGTGGGCGCGAAGCTACTGCAGGCGTACCCGGACGAAGCCGTGCACTGCCAGCTCAACCTCCTCGGCTCGCACGACACGCCGCGCCTGGCCACCACCCTGATGGGAGACGGGGCGGCGGTCAGGCTGGCGTACCTGCTCCTCTTCACCTGGCCGGGCGCGCCCTGCGTCTACTACGGCGACGAGATCGGCCTGACGGGCGGTCACGACCCCGCCTGCCGCGGCGCCATGCCGTGGGATCACGAGGACGCGTGGGACCGCGACCTCATGGGGTACCTGAGCGCCCTGGCGGCGGCGCGCGCCCGCCTGGCGGCGTTGAGGCGGGGTCGGACCCGGCTCCTCGCGCCGGCCGACGGCGTCGTGGTGGTGGAGCGGTGCCTGCCGCACGAGCCGCCGACGCTGGCCGTAGTCAACCTCACGGACGCGGCGGCGGCGGTGCCAACGGACGCCGTGCCGGCCGGGGATTACCGCGACGAGGTGAGCGGCGCCACGCTGCGCCAAGCCGAGGGCGCGCCCCTCGTGCCGGCTCGCGGGGGGCTCCTCTTGACGCGCGCCTGA
- a CDS encoding cytochrome c oxidase subunit II has protein sequence MQSRILVSYSVLAAAVLAVFLVVALASRGPVEAQAAVQARGYAIRRWWFLLLVAVFAVGFAVTIPFFPYGKAQAAGEPAHVPVTARQFSFDDLPGVIPLGAHVVFDVTAADVNHGFAVYDPHEALIGQVQAMPGYVNHLELTFDEPGQYTVRCLEYCGLGHPVMQAKFEVR, from the coding sequence TTGCAGAGCAGGATCCTGGTCAGTTATTCGGTCCTGGCGGCGGCGGTGTTGGCCGTCTTCCTGGTGGTGGCGCTCGCGTCGCGCGGGCCCGTCGAGGCCCAAGCGGCGGTGCAGGCGCGCGGTTACGCCATCCGGCGCTGGTGGTTCCTGCTGCTGGTGGCCGTGTTCGCCGTGGGCTTCGCGGTGACCATCCCCTTCTTCCCGTACGGCAAGGCGCAGGCCGCCGGCGAGCCCGCCCACGTCCCCGTGACGGCACGCCAGTTCTCGTTCGACGACCTGCCCGGCGTCATCCCCCTTGGCGCTCACGTCGTCTTCGACGTGACCGCCGCCGACGTGAACCACGGCTTCGCCGTCTACGACCCGCACGAGGCGCTCATCGGCCAGGTGCAGGCCATGCCGGGCTACGTGAACCACCTGGAGCTCACCTTTGACGAGCCGGGCCAGTACACGGTCCGTTGCCTCGAGTACTGCGGCCTCGGTCACCCGGTCATGCAGGCGAAGTTCGAGGTCCGGTGA
- a CDS encoding cbb3-type cytochrome c oxidase subunit I, producing the protein MATMSIDAPGDRSGPRMMRLYLTSGLGLAGVLMLAGLSMRMVQAGWLHLGTLDFYSLLTLHGAGMITALLLCGMGGIWYLVRRETPMNAALGYWTYGLILAGVVLVLIATMVGKFATAWTFLYPLPFVNPVWPWWSTGAFLIGIMLITAGWTVWSLQILEALLRTYGGLRGALAWDVVFHPAAFKASGRKAPPAQMLPALVISFDGLFMSSAGMLLGAALLVHWVDPTVPLDPLWAKNLTYFFGHDIANFIIYLLLAFVYVGLPRYTNREWKTSAVFAIGWWGTLLFLLIAYFHHLYMDFAQPVGVQYVGEFASYFSAIPVAVVTVYGGLLLVWRSGIRWSLGSIFMYAGMAGWIVGGVGGLLDSSVPFNVRFHNTLWVPAHFHNYLLGASLFFALGWVFHRVEERGGRSSIATRWLVGATVFGGAALFIASFYVAGAAGVPRRYSIEPDPGPLLARTGSIGAIVLLCGLIVALVEGLRLWRAGQRAGQRAGQRAGEPAERGSLR; encoded by the coding sequence ATGGCCACGATGTCGATCGACGCGCCGGGCGACCGCAGCGGGCCCCGCATGATGCGGCTCTACCTCACGAGCGGGCTGGGGCTGGCCGGGGTGCTCATGCTGGCCGGGCTGAGCATGCGCATGGTGCAGGCCGGGTGGCTCCACCTCGGCACCCTCGACTTCTACTCGCTCCTCACGCTGCACGGCGCGGGCATGATCACCGCCCTCCTCCTGTGCGGGATGGGCGGGATCTGGTACCTGGTGCGGCGCGAGACGCCCATGAACGCGGCGCTCGGCTACTGGACCTACGGGTTGATCCTGGCCGGCGTGGTGCTCGTGCTGATCGCCACGATGGTCGGCAAGTTCGCCACGGCCTGGACCTTCCTCTACCCGCTCCCGTTCGTGAACCCGGTGTGGCCGTGGTGGTCGACGGGCGCCTTCCTCATCGGCATCATGCTGATCACGGCCGGCTGGACCGTGTGGTCGCTGCAGATCCTGGAGGCGCTCCTGCGCACCTACGGTGGGCTGAGGGGCGCCCTGGCGTGGGACGTCGTGTTCCACCCGGCGGCCTTCAAGGCGTCCGGGAGGAAGGCGCCCCCCGCTCAGATGCTCCCCGCACTCGTCATCTCGTTCGACGGGCTGTTCATGTCGAGCGCCGGCATGCTGCTCGGCGCCGCCCTGCTCGTCCACTGGGTGGACCCGACCGTCCCACTCGACCCGCTCTGGGCGAAGAACCTGACCTACTTCTTCGGGCACGACATCGCCAACTTCATCATCTACCTGCTGCTCGCCTTCGTGTACGTCGGCCTGCCGCGTTACACGAACCGTGAGTGGAAGACCTCGGCGGTCTTCGCCATCGGCTGGTGGGGCACGCTCCTCTTCCTCCTCATCGCCTACTTCCACCACCTCTACATGGACTTCGCGCAGCCCGTTGGCGTGCAGTACGTGGGCGAGTTCGCCTCCTACTTCTCGGCCATCCCCGTGGCCGTCGTCACCGTCTACGGCGGCCTGTTGCTCGTGTGGCGCTCCGGCATCAGGTGGAGCCTCGGCTCGATCTTCATGTACGCCGGCATGGCCGGCTGGATCGTGGGCGGCGTCGGCGGCCTGCTCGACTCGAGCGTCCCCTTCAACGTCCGGTTCCATAACACCCTCTGGGTGCCCGCGCACTTCCACAACTACCTGCTGGGCGCCTCGCTCTTCTTCGCGCTCGGCTGGGTGTTCCACCGCGTCGAGGAGCGCGGCGGTCGCAGCTCGATAGCCACCCGGTGGTTGGTGGGCGCCACCGTCTTCGGGGGCGCCGCGCTCTTCATCGCCTCGTTCTACGTGGCCGGTGCGGCGGGGGTGCCGCGCCGCTACTCCATCGAACCGGACCCCGGCCCGCTCCTCGCGCGGACCGGCTCCATCGGCGCCATCGTCCTGTTGTGCGGGTTGATCGTCGCGCTCGTCGAGGGCCTGCGCCTGTGGCGCGCCGGACAGCGCGCTGGACAGCGCGCTGGGCAGCGCGCCGGTGAGCCGGCCGAGAGGGGGAGCCTCCGATGA
- a CDS encoding cytochrome c, whose amino-acid sequence MAWAAAFGFGVTPPPVTLPASTLAVATPTATSPGGASPAGAQPVDGATVYQNCVPCHQAQGTGLPGAFPPLAGHLPQLLAAPGGREYVEHVLLYGLQGSITVAGRTYDGVMPAWGHLGDDELAAVLDYVAGSWGNALPAGQQPVTAAEFAAARVKQLTPQEVHALRQGLDLP is encoded by the coding sequence ATGGCCTGGGCCGCCGCCTTCGGCTTCGGCGTGACCCCGCCGCCCGTCACGCTGCCCGCGTCGACGCTGGCGGTCGCGACCCCCACCGCCACGTCCCCTGGCGGTGCCTCTCCCGCCGGCGCGCAGCCGGTGGACGGGGCGACCGTCTACCAGAACTGCGTGCCGTGCCACCAGGCGCAGGGGACGGGCCTGCCAGGCGCGTTCCCGCCGCTGGCGGGCCACCTGCCGCAGCTCCTCGCGGCGCCCGGTGGGCGCGAGTACGTCGAGCACGTGCTGCTCTACGGCCTGCAGGGCTCGATAACCGTGGCTGGGCGGACCTACGACGGCGTCATGCCGGCCTGGGGCCACCTGGGCGACGACGAGCTCGCGGCCGTGCTCGACTACGTGGCCGGGTCCTGGGGCAACGCCCTCCCCGCCGGCCAGCAGCCCGTCACGGCGGCGGAGTTCGCCGCCGCGCGCGTCAAGCAGCTGACGCCGCAGGAGGTCCACGCCCTCAGGCAGGGGCTCGACCTCCCCTGA
- a CDS encoding glucose-1-phosphate thymidylyltransferase produces the protein MKGLILAAGLGTRLRPITSLKPKPTITVANKPLIHHAVDNLVAAGVTEIGVVVSYLTLNSIKETLQGYPGARFEYIMQSPPQGLAHAVQVSRAYLGDEPFVMYLSDNLFERGITTFVDRFRANGSNAVLALVPVTYDAAKSLGVAVVEDDKITRLVEKPADPPSTLAVAGVYVFDARIHDMIEGLAPGAKGEYQITDAIQRLIEAGGVVAPVTVTGWWKDTGQPDDILDANRLLLTHLQRDVQGETVNATLVGEVVVGPGAVVKDTTIFGPAIIGAGTKVERAYIGPFTAIGDGCEVRNAELEYSVVGNRSVIDGVKPRIQASLIGEDVVITGHDSRPATHRLVVGDESRISLHE, from the coding sequence ATGAAGGGTCTCATCCTGGCAGCCGGCCTAGGCACGCGGCTTCGTCCCATCACCAGCCTCAAGCCCAAGCCGACCATCACGGTGGCGAACAAGCCGCTCATCCATCACGCGGTCGACAACCTTGTCGCCGCCGGCGTGACCGAGATCGGGGTGGTCGTCAGCTACCTGACCCTCAACTCCATCAAGGAGACCCTGCAGGGTTACCCGGGGGCGCGCTTCGAGTACATCATGCAGAGCCCGCCGCAGGGGCTCGCTCACGCGGTTCAGGTGTCGCGCGCCTACCTCGGCGACGAGCCGTTCGTCATGTACCTGTCCGACAACCTGTTCGAACGCGGCATCACGACGTTCGTGGACCGGTTCCGCGCCAACGGCAGCAACGCCGTACTGGCGCTCGTGCCCGTCACGTACGACGCCGCCAAGTCGCTGGGCGTCGCCGTGGTCGAGGACGACAAGATCACCCGCCTCGTCGAGAAGCCCGCCGACCCGCCCAGCACGCTCGCCGTGGCGGGCGTCTACGTCTTCGACGCGCGCATCCACGACATGATCGAGGGCCTCGCCCCCGGCGCCAAGGGCGAGTACCAGATCACCGACGCCATCCAGCGCCTCATCGAGGCCGGTGGCGTCGTGGCGCCCGTCACGGTGACGGGCTGGTGGAAGGACACGGGCCAGCCCGACGACATCCTCGACGCCAACCGCCTGCTGCTCACGCACCTGCAGCGCGACGTGCAGGGCGAGACCGTCAACGCCACCCTGGTCGGCGAGGTGGTCGTCGGCCCCGGGGCGGTCGTGAAGGACACGACCATCTTCGGCCCCGCCATCATCGGCGCGGGCACCAAGGTCGAGCGCGCCTACATCGGGCCGTTCACGGCCATCGGCGACGGCTGCGAGGTGCGCAACGCCGAGCTCGAGTACTCGGTGGTCGGCAACCGCAGCGTGATAGACGGCGTCAAGCCGCGCATCCAGGCCAGCCTCATCGGCGAGGACGTGGTCATCACCGGCCACGACTCGCGCCCAGCCACCCACCGCTTGGTGGTGGGCGACGAGAGCCGCATCAGCCTGCACGAGTAG
- a CDS encoding gliding motility protein GldC, whose amino-acid sequence MPTSSDIRLTVDMDDSGVEAIRWQADDSPEPGVHAAGAMILALWDQEKRNALRIDLWVKDLSVDDMNDFLFQTFLSVADTYKKATNDAGLASEIKLFARDFAEKASRAAHAHAARAGAPRSSA is encoded by the coding sequence ATGCCGACCTCCTCCGACATCCGCCTCACCGTCGACATGGACGACAGTGGGGTCGAGGCCATCCGCTGGCAGGCCGACGACTCGCCCGAGCCGGGCGTGCACGCCGCCGGCGCCATGATCCTGGCGCTGTGGGACCAGGAGAAGCGCAACGCACTGCGCATCGACCTGTGGGTCAAGGACCTCTCGGTTGACGACATGAACGATTTCCTGTTCCAGACGTTCTTGTCCGTCGCCGATACCTACAAGAAGGCCACGAACGACGCCGGGCTGGCCAGCGAGATCAAGCTGTTCGCCCGCGATTTCGCCGAGAAGGCGTCGCGCGCAGCGCACGCGCACGCGGCGCGGGCGGGGGCGCCTAGGTCGAGCGCCTAG
- a CDS encoding long-chain fatty acid--CoA ligase — protein sequence MIVKSAVAPPGPGRLELGRTLPSLFAEAVEKRPNDRAFNGRVSMVPGRPGGPGLPWRSYSNANFVRRAQALAVGLRAMGLERGDRVALFVHSDLSFALTDMACLIGGLVDVPVYLTHTHEAMRYIVEQSGAAAVLASDEALLGEMLRVTAGLDRIKFLAVAHGQVPAGSGAGRLVTSLDAIEAKGEAALAREPELVARFASEIHPKDVATIIYTSGTTGAPKGVMLSHENLTSNAIGALSDLSTYREGAGETVLSFLPLTHIFGRTLLYASIYFGSSVYFGTTDSVREDLQEVKPTFMAAVPRVLEKSWERMEAVGDTLTGVKKALYARALAFAGAYDVRHPATGLAAAERGFLDRLVYSKWREALGGRLRTIIVGGAALRPELVNRLAAAHIVVLQGYGLTETSPVICYNRPERNRPGTVGQAIPGVEMAVDDEGEILTRGPHVMLGYYGHPDETAKAIDGDGWFHTGDLGALDDDGYLSITGRLKSIFKLSTGKYVMPDPIVERLEANPLIATAIVVGSGEKYCTALLFLDHDGLAARYGGADAAVLAKPGLAGELREVVRRANEGMPDWSSVKRVAALLKVLTMADGSVTPKLSIRRDKVVADNREVVRALYAEAPAPAGALFLEVEVEPAGVGRGGARV from the coding sequence ATGATCGTCAAGAGTGCCGTGGCCCCGCCCGGCCCGGGCAGGCTCGAGCTCGGGCGCACACTGCCATCGCTGTTCGCTGAGGCGGTCGAGAAGCGCCCCAACGATCGCGCCTTCAACGGGCGCGTCTCCATGGTTCCCGGTCGGCCAGGGGGGCCCGGCCTGCCGTGGCGCTCGTACTCGAACGCCAACTTCGTGAGGCGCGCGCAGGCGCTGGCGGTGGGCCTTCGCGCCATGGGGCTGGAGCGCGGCGACCGCGTGGCGCTCTTCGTCCATAGCGACCTCAGCTTCGCCCTCACCGACATGGCTTGCCTCATCGGCGGACTCGTCGACGTGCCCGTCTACCTCACGCACACGCACGAGGCCATGCGTTACATCGTCGAGCAGAGCGGCGCGGCCGCGGTGCTGGCGTCCGACGAGGCGCTCCTCGGCGAGATGCTGCGGGTGACGGCGGGGCTCGACCGGATCAAGTTCCTGGCGGTGGCGCACGGACAGGTCCCGGCGGGGAGCGGCGCCGGCCGGCTCGTGACGAGCCTTGACGCCATCGAGGCGAAGGGCGAGGCGGCCCTCGCGCGCGAGCCGGAGCTCGTCGCGCGCTTCGCTTCAGAGATCCACCCGAAGGACGTCGCCACCATCATCTACACCTCGGGCACCACCGGCGCCCCCAAGGGCGTGATGCTCAGCCACGAGAACCTGACGAGCAACGCCATCGGCGCCCTCTCCGATCTCTCCACCTACCGCGAGGGGGCAGGCGAGACGGTGCTCTCCTTCCTGCCCCTCACGCACATCTTCGGGCGCACGCTGCTGTACGCGAGCATCTACTTCGGCTCGAGCGTCTACTTCGGCACCACCGACTCGGTGAGGGAGGACCTGCAGGAGGTGAAGCCCACCTTCATGGCGGCCGTGCCGCGCGTGCTGGAGAAGTCGTGGGAGCGCATGGAGGCCGTTGGCGACACCCTGACGGGCGTGAAGAAGGCGCTCTACGCGCGGGCCCTGGCCTTCGCGGGCGCCTACGACGTCAGGCACCCCGCGACGGGTCTGGCGGCCGCCGAGCGCGGGTTCCTCGACAGGCTCGTCTACTCCAAGTGGCGCGAGGCGCTGGGCGGCAGGCTGCGCACGATCATCGTGGGCGGCGCCGCGCTACGCCCCGAGCTCGTCAACCGGCTGGCGGCGGCGCACATCGTGGTGCTGCAGGGGTACGGCCTGACGGAGACGAGCCCGGTCATCTGCTACAACCGCCCGGAGCGGAACCGCCCCGGCACGGTGGGTCAGGCCATCCCCGGCGTGGAGATGGCCGTGGACGACGAGGGGGAGATCCTCACGCGCGGCCCGCACGTCATGCTCGGTTACTACGGTCACCCCGACGAGACCGCCAAGGCGATCGACGGGGACGGTTGGTTCCACACGGGCGACCTCGGCGCGCTCGACGACGACGGCTACCTGTCGATAACGGGGCGCCTCAAGAGCATCTTCAAGCTCTCTACCGGCAAGTACGTGATGCCGGACCCCATCGTGGAGAGGCTCGAGGCCAACCCGCTCATCGCCACCGCCATCGTGGTCGGTTCGGGCGAGAAGTACTGCACGGCGCTCCTGTTCCTCGATCACGACGGGCTCGCGGCGCGCTACGGCGGCGCCGATGCCGCGGTCCTCGCCAAGCCCGGCCTGGCGGGCGAGCTGCGCGAGGTCGTGCGGCGGGCGAACGAGGGCATGCCCGACTGGTCGAGCGTCAAGCGCGTCGCCGCTCTCCTCAAGGTGCTCACGATGGCGGACGGGTCGGTCACTCCCAAGCTGAGCATCAGGCGCGACAAGGTCGTTGCCGACAACCGCGAGGTGGTGCGCGCGCTCTACGCGGAGGCGCCGGCGCCCGCAGGGGCGCTCTTCCTCGAGGTGGAGGTAGAGCCGGCCGGGGTGGGTCGGGGCGGGGCCCGTGTCTGA
- a CDS encoding metal-dependent transcriptional regulator, giving the protein MDGAGAGRGAGPVSSSVGDYLKAIWSLVGEGVAATGEVARELGVTAPSVTAMLSKLSGAGLVTYEPYRGASLTAAGLREALRLVRRHRLLEMFMVTELGFGWEEVHAEAELMEHVVSDSFTERLAAHLGHPEFDPHGLPIPRADGTVPTGPAVPLADGPVPGRFRVGRVAATDAAVLAYLEANGVVPGAELLLRSLEPGGNLVHVELAAAVGGAARRFALSRELAAAVLGEPMND; this is encoded by the coding sequence ATGGACGGGGCTGGGGCCGGCCGGGGCGCCGGGCCCGTCTCGAGTTCCGTCGGCGACTACCTGAAGGCCATCTGGTCGTTGGTGGGCGAGGGGGTGGCGGCGACGGGCGAGGTCGCGCGCGAGCTGGGGGTCACGGCGCCGTCCGTGACCGCCATGCTCAGCAAGCTGAGCGGGGCGGGCCTGGTGACGTACGAGCCGTACCGGGGGGCGTCCCTGACGGCAGCCGGCCTGAGGGAGGCGCTGCGGCTGGTAAGGCGTCACCGGCTACTGGAGATGTTCATGGTGACCGAGCTGGGGTTCGGGTGGGAGGAGGTGCACGCCGAGGCCGAGCTCATGGAGCACGTGGTCTCCGATTCGTTCACTGAGCGGTTGGCGGCGCACCTGGGCCACCCGGAGTTCGACCCGCACGGGCTGCCCATCCCGCGCGCCGACGGCACGGTGCCGACCGGGCCCGCCGTCCCCCTGGCGGACGGGCCGGTGCCGGGTCGCTTCCGGGTCGGTCGCGTGGCCGCGACGGACGCCGCCGTCCTCGCCTACCTCGAGGCGAACGGCGTCGTGCCGGGCGCCGAGCTGCTGCTCAGGTCGTTGGAGCCGGGCGGCAACCTGGTGCACGTGGAGCTCGCCGCCGCGGTCGGCGGTGCCGCGCGCCGCTTCGCCCTGTCGCGCGAGTTGGCGGCGGCGGTGCTCGGCGAACCCATGAACGACTGA
- a CDS encoding metal ABC transporter substrate-binding protein, with the protein MRLTTSRRVAAVAARLALAVPLLAAWPGAGAEQRLKVVTTFTVIADMARNVAGDAADVESITKPGAEIHDYQPTPGDLRRAQGAGLILDNGLGLERWFERFLEKLGNIPSVTVTSGIEPISIAGGEYDGLPNPHAWMSPTNALVYVDNIEAALAAHDPANAATYAANAAAYRARIRAVIDPLRAELEAVPAAQRWLVTSEGAFSYLARDFGFRELYLWPVNADAQGTPQQVRRVIDTVRANQVPVVFSESTVPDKPARQVARETGARYGGVLYVDSLTAADGPAPTYLELLRVTVETIRTGFLGDGR; encoded by the coding sequence ATGAGGCTCACGACATCGAGACGCGTGGCGGCGGTGGCGGCGCGGCTCGCGCTGGCCGTCCCGCTCCTGGCGGCCTGGCCCGGCGCCGGCGCGGAACAGAGGCTCAAGGTGGTCACCACCTTCACGGTGATAGCGGACATGGCGCGCAACGTGGCGGGTGACGCCGCCGACGTCGAGTCGATCACCAAGCCAGGCGCCGAGATCCACGACTACCAGCCCACCCCCGGCGACCTGCGCCGCGCCCAGGGCGCCGGCCTGATCCTTGACAACGGGCTCGGCCTCGAGCGCTGGTTCGAGCGCTTCCTCGAGAAGCTCGGCAACATCCCCAGCGTCACGGTCACGAGCGGCATCGAGCCCATCTCGATAGCGGGCGGCGAGTATGACGGCCTACCCAACCCCCACGCCTGGATGTCGCCCACGAACGCGCTCGTGTACGTAGACAACATCGAGGCGGCGCTGGCGGCCCACGACCCCGCCAACGCCGCCACCTACGCCGCCAACGCGGCCGCCTACCGGGCGCGCATCCGGGCCGTGATCGACCCGTTGCGCGCTGAGCTCGAGGCGGTGCCGGCCGCGCAACGCTGGCTCGTCACGAGCGAGGGGGCATTCTCGTACCTGGCGCGCGACTTCGGCTTCCGGGAGCTCTACCTCTGGCCCGTCAACGCCGACGCCCAGGGCACCCCGCAGCAGGTGCGCCGCGTGATCGACACGGTGCGCGCTAACCAGGTGCCAGTGGTGTTCTCCGAGAGCACCGTGCCGGACAAGCCCGCCCGCCAGGTCGCCAGGGAGACGGGCGCCCGGTACGGCGGGGTGCTCTACGTCGACTCGTTGACGGCGGCGGACGGCCCCGCCCCCACCTACCTGGAGCTCCTGCGGGTGACGGTCGAGACGATCAGGACGGGGTTCCTCGGGGATGGCAGGTGA